The nucleotide sequence CTGTTTAAACCCTTAatagaactctctgctccatagcttctctttgGATAACtgtacacatttattttttatttaatattccattccCCTACACTCTTAATGTAAATAATGTCCGGCTTTATATTGTGTCTAAAGCCCTTCAATGGTGTTTTATTGTCAGAGTTTATAGATTTGTAATCTTAACGGCCTACTCTATATTTTTTCAACTTTTTAATGCTGCTGtaattctattttgagatgttttaaATTCAagtattgtttatttatattcttacatttctacttatgtgcaatgccttgtttttatgctgctgcaacgcaaacatttttaATCTTATCTTAATCATCACCATATTTGATTTAACACCCTTTTAGCTGGAAACAATATCTCAGACTAATGGATCAAATGAATATCTGCAGTGAATATGAATATACAAGGAATAGAAAACGTTTTGTAAAAATAACATTTGTTCAATTAGTGGATAAACATCATCCAGGGTTTGACTAAACTAAGGCAAAATTCAATGTAAGTGGTgatcagagatggcaaaagtatgcacatcctttactcaagtagaagtacagatacttgtgtttaaaaatactctggtaaaagtagaagtactgactaaacttctttactcaagtaaaagtaaagaagtatgggcttcgacatgtacttaagtaaaaagtacccatagctagcagctgttttaaagagtacctgacctccctttatattaatagaacaataatgtcattgttagctaatgaatgtttccatggcaacatgacaatgtttccattggtccctcttctttagagaagaccaggaagtgatggatacacggatcgtgttcaaatcaataggcacgcaatgtctctaaagaataatgatcacgcaccaaacacacattcagactaaaggaaccagctgtttgggaaatgtaagaagtagaaagtacaggtatttgtgttcaacatggaagaagtagaaagtacaggttaaaaatgtaataagtaaaagtaaaaagtcgtcagaaagtaagcaatggagtaaagtactgataccagaaacaagTATTTAAGGCTATCATAAGGCCTTAagtaattcaaatgtaaaacacattgtttatgattgatgaaagtagtaaattggTCCGATTTGACACCAACACGACAGGAGGGTAAAATATCCCCTTTTTCTGTCTTGCAGGAATACATTATCGTAAATCATGCGCCTCTTCGGGGGCGTGCCTCATCTCCTCCTCTGGATACCAGCAGTTCTGCACCGGCAGGGTGAACTCCGTGTGCATCTCCTGCTGCAACACCCCCCTCTGCAACGGGCCCCGGAGGAAGCGCCCCACCCCCTCAGCGGCGACGTCCAATCGGCcttctctcttcctcttcctcacctTCCTCCTGCTGCCGCTCCTCCCTGTGACGTAGGCTGAGGATGAGCTCTGCTGTACAGTTTGTTTACTTCAGTTCCAAACTATAGCAAGAAAAAAAAGTGTTGATGTCGTTTTTTGTTGATTTAGTTTTCTGTCCAGTTGGAACTTGATTCTACGTTGTCGTGTTAACAGAGGTCATTCAAGGATTCAAAAGATCTGTTCACGACATTCATTAGCGGCAGTATAATAATAGGGCTTTATTTGTATGGCACTTTTTAAAGTGACTACATGGCACACATCACACATTTAAACAGAACATGAAATTCACTTCAGGTCACAAGGAGGTCAAATAGGTATGATAATAACAGTCAAATCTAATTCATTAGGaatattttcaaaaataaataataaataagtaaataaaacaataataaaaccaatataataatcatacattaaataaataagaggAATAATAAAGATTGATAGATACATTAAAAGAGAATGCCGCTtataaaactataaaataaataatattaataaaaaccTATAAAACCTATAAAAtctaattaataaataaaacaatctaaaaataaataaatattaaaggACTAATTTAAAGGGGATGTCGCTAATAACAAATCTAAAAACATGTGTCTTCAGCTGTTGTTTAAACATGTCCTCTACAGGGTAGTGTTGCCACATATCATATAGTTAAAACATCATATGGAattaaaaatagtgcaagaagaaatAGAAAAAGCAAAAAGAAATCATATGACCTTGCAAGGTTAGAGGTTTGGGCAACAGGAGTCAAATCAAACAGGAAGTCCTTGCAGCTTCAACGTATGCTCTTCCTGTAGTAATGAACCTTCCACTGATGATCATTAATGCACATTTGTATTGTCTTAGATTCCCCTTGGAGCTGTGAGGTCCCGAAGGAGCAGATTTGGACACTTTTTAATCGTCACGCCGTGGAGAGAAACTGTCGAGGTGATCGATAAATCCCTGTGAGGAGGATGGCGCTTTGAAATCCTGGTGACGGGAAACATGTCGAGCTTTACTGAATCGTTTATCGCTGCTGTGGCCGGAGAAGGACCATCCAAATCTCAAATCGTTCCTGTTTGTGAAGTGGAGCGTGTTGTGAGGAAGCGCCTCCGGGCCTCTGGTTATTACATGCTGTAAACTGGTATTGTGGGAAATGATATATTTAAGCTATATT is from Pseudochaenichthys georgianus chromosome 2, fPseGeo1.2, whole genome shotgun sequence and encodes:
- the LOC117456642 gene encoding ly6/PLAUR domain-containing protein 1-like isoform X2; the encoded protein is MLLLIFTTLFGVLLNAGDALQIQCYQCEEMKQNDCSTPEYIVNCTVNVQDMCQKEVLVKPDGIHYRKSCASSGACLISSSGYQQFCTGRVNSVCISCCNTPLCNGPRRKRPTPSAATSNRPSLFLFLTFLLLPLLPVT
- the LOC117456642 gene encoding ly6/PLAUR domain-containing protein 1-like isoform X1, which gives rise to MLLLIFTTLFGVLLNAGDALQIQCYQCEEMKQNDCSTPEYIVNCTVNVQDMCQKEVLVKPDGIHYRKSCASSGACLISSSGYQQFCTGRVNSVCISCCNTPLCNGPRRKRPTPSAATSNRPSLFLFLTFLLLPLLPVTFPLEL